Proteins co-encoded in one Cuculus canorus isolate bCucCan1 chromosome 22, bCucCan1.pri, whole genome shotgun sequence genomic window:
- the SRSF10 gene encoding serine/arginine-rich splicing factor 10 isoform X1, with protein sequence MSRYLRPPNTSLFVRNVADDTRSEDLRREFGRYGPIVDVYVPLDFYTRRPRGFAYVQFEDVRDAEDALHNLDRKWICGRQIEIQFAQGDRKTPNQMKAKEGRNLYSSSRYDDYDRYRRSRSRSYERRRSRSRSFDYSYRRSYSPRNSRPTGRPRRSRSHSDNDRFKHRNRSFSRSKSNSRSRSKSQPKKEMKAKSRSRSASHTKSRGTSKTDPKTHYKSSSRYEKESRKKEPARSKSQSRSHSRSRSKSRSRSWTSPKSSGH encoded by the exons ATGTCCCGCTACCTGCGCCCGCCCAACACTTCGCTCTTCGTGCGGAACGTGGCCGACGACACGCG GTCTGAAGACTTGCGCCGTGAGTTTGGTCGTTATGGGCCTATAGTGGATGTATACGTTCCACTTGATTTCTACACTCGTCGTCCCAGAGGATTTGCTTACGTTCAAT TTGAAGATGTCCGTGATGCAGAAGATGCTCTCCATAATTTGGATCGGAAATGGATTTGTGGTCGGCAAATAGAAATCCAGTTTGCACAGGGAGATCGGAAGA cacCAAATCAAATGAAAGCCAAGGAAGGGAGAAACCTATACAGTTCTTCGCGTTATGATGACTATGACAGATACAGGCGATCTAGAAGTCGGAGCTATGAAAGGAGACGATCTAGAAGCCGTTCTTTTGATTACAGCTACAGAAGATCATACAGTCCCAGAAA CAGCAGACCTACCGGAAGACCTCGTCGTAGCAGAAGCCATTCGGACAACGATAG GTTCAAACACCGCAATCGATCTTTTTCAAGATCTAAGTCCAATTCAAGATCACGATCCAAGTCACAGcccaagaaagaaatgaaggctAAATCACGGTCTAGGTCTGCATCTCACACCAAATCTAGAGGCACCTCTAAAACAGATCCTAAAACACACTATAAGTCCAGCTCAAGATATGAAAAGGAGTcgagaaaaaaagaaccagcTAGATCCAAATCACAGTCAAGATCACATTCTAGATCTAGGTCAAAATCCAGATCCAGGTCATGGACTAGTCCCAAGTCTAGTGGCCACTAA
- the SRSF10 gene encoding serine/arginine-rich splicing factor 10 isoform X4, with the protein MSRYLRPPNTSLFVRNVADDTRSEDLRREFGRYGPIVDVYVPLDFYTRRPRGFAYVQFEDVRDAEDALHNLDRKWICGRQIEIQFAQGDRKTPNQMKAKEGRNLYSSSRYDDYDRYRRSRSRSYERRRSRSRSFDYSYRRSYSPRNSRPTGRPRRSRSHSDNDRGRTKL; encoded by the exons ATGTCCCGCTACCTGCGCCCGCCCAACACTTCGCTCTTCGTGCGGAACGTGGCCGACGACACGCG GTCTGAAGACTTGCGCCGTGAGTTTGGTCGTTATGGGCCTATAGTGGATGTATACGTTCCACTTGATTTCTACACTCGTCGTCCCAGAGGATTTGCTTACGTTCAAT TTGAAGATGTCCGTGATGCAGAAGATGCTCTCCATAATTTGGATCGGAAATGGATTTGTGGTCGGCAAATAGAAATCCAGTTTGCACAGGGAGATCGGAAGA cacCAAATCAAATGAAAGCCAAGGAAGGGAGAAACCTATACAGTTCTTCGCGTTATGATGACTATGACAGATACAGGCGATCTAGAAGTCGGAGCTATGAAAGGAGACGATCTAGAAGCCGTTCTTTTGATTACAGCTACAGAAGATCATACAGTCCCAGAAA CAGCAGACCTACCGGAAGACCTCGTCGTAGCAGAAGCCATTCGGACAACGATAG aGGTAGGACTAAACTTTGA
- the SRSF10 gene encoding serine/arginine-rich splicing factor 10 isoform X5 yields the protein MSRYLRPPNTSLFVRNVADDTRSEDLRREFGRYGPIVDVYVPLDFYTRRPRGFAYVQFEDVRDAEDALHNLDRKWICGRQIEIQFAQGDRKTPNQMKAKEGRNLYSSSRYDDYDRYRRSRSRSYERRRSRSRSFDYSYRRSYSPRNRPTGRPRRSRSHSDNDRGRTKL from the exons ATGTCCCGCTACCTGCGCCCGCCCAACACTTCGCTCTTCGTGCGGAACGTGGCCGACGACACGCG GTCTGAAGACTTGCGCCGTGAGTTTGGTCGTTATGGGCCTATAGTGGATGTATACGTTCCACTTGATTTCTACACTCGTCGTCCCAGAGGATTTGCTTACGTTCAAT TTGAAGATGTCCGTGATGCAGAAGATGCTCTCCATAATTTGGATCGGAAATGGATTTGTGGTCGGCAAATAGAAATCCAGTTTGCACAGGGAGATCGGAAGA cacCAAATCAAATGAAAGCCAAGGAAGGGAGAAACCTATACAGTTCTTCGCGTTATGATGACTATGACAGATACAGGCGATCTAGAAGTCGGAGCTATGAAAGGAGACGATCTAGAAGCCGTTCTTTTGATTACAGCTACAGAAGATCATACAGTCCCAGAAA CAGACCTACCGGAAGACCTCGTCGTAGCAGAAGCCATTCGGACAACGATAG aGGTAGGACTAAACTTTGA
- the SRSF10 gene encoding serine/arginine-rich splicing factor 10 isoform X2, which yields MSRYLRPPNTSLFVRNVADDTRSEDLRREFGRYGPIVDVYVPLDFYTRRPRGFAYVQFEDVRDAEDALHNLDRKWICGRQIEIQFAQGDRKTPNQMKAKEGRNLYSSSRYDDYDRYRRSRSRSYERRRSRSRSFDYSYRRSYSPRNRPTGRPRRSRSHSDNDRFKHRNRSFSRSKSNSRSRSKSQPKKEMKAKSRSRSASHTKSRGTSKTDPKTHYKSSSRYEKESRKKEPARSKSQSRSHSRSRSKSRSRSWTSPKSSGH from the exons ATGTCCCGCTACCTGCGCCCGCCCAACACTTCGCTCTTCGTGCGGAACGTGGCCGACGACACGCG GTCTGAAGACTTGCGCCGTGAGTTTGGTCGTTATGGGCCTATAGTGGATGTATACGTTCCACTTGATTTCTACACTCGTCGTCCCAGAGGATTTGCTTACGTTCAAT TTGAAGATGTCCGTGATGCAGAAGATGCTCTCCATAATTTGGATCGGAAATGGATTTGTGGTCGGCAAATAGAAATCCAGTTTGCACAGGGAGATCGGAAGA cacCAAATCAAATGAAAGCCAAGGAAGGGAGAAACCTATACAGTTCTTCGCGTTATGATGACTATGACAGATACAGGCGATCTAGAAGTCGGAGCTATGAAAGGAGACGATCTAGAAGCCGTTCTTTTGATTACAGCTACAGAAGATCATACAGTCCCAGAAA CAGACCTACCGGAAGACCTCGTCGTAGCAGAAGCCATTCGGACAACGATAG GTTCAAACACCGCAATCGATCTTTTTCAAGATCTAAGTCCAATTCAAGATCACGATCCAAGTCACAGcccaagaaagaaatgaaggctAAATCACGGTCTAGGTCTGCATCTCACACCAAATCTAGAGGCACCTCTAAAACAGATCCTAAAACACACTATAAGTCCAGCTCAAGATATGAAAAGGAGTcgagaaaaaaagaaccagcTAGATCCAAATCACAGTCAAGATCACATTCTAGATCTAGGTCAAAATCCAGATCCAGGTCATGGACTAGTCCCAAGTCTAGTGGCCACTAA
- the LOC104060065 gene encoding fatty acid-binding protein, liver, translating to MARERPRFPASITTLNYIIISIMAFNGTWQVYAQENYEEFLKALALPDDLIKVAMDIKPIIEIKQKGDDFIVTSKTPKQSVTNSFTLGKEAEITTMDGRKLKCTVNMVNGKLVCKAEKFSHEQEIKGSEMVETMTVGGATLVRRSKRV from the exons ATGGCCAGAGAGCGCCCTCGCTTTCCTGCTAGCATCACCACCCTAAACTACATTATAATATCCATAATGGCATTCAACGGAACCTGGCAGGTCTATGCTCAAGAGAACTACGAAGAGTTTCTGAAAGCTCTCG CATTGCCAGATGACCTTATCAAAGTCGCCATGGATATTAAACCTATTATtgagataaaacaaaaaggagatgACTTTATCGTGACATCAAAAACACCCAAGCAATCTGTAACAAACTCATTTACACTTGGAAAAGAGGCTGAAATTACTACCATGGATGGCAGAAAGCTAAAG TGCACCGTGAACATGGTAAATGGGAAGCTTGTgtgcaaagcagaaaagttcTCTCATGAGCAAGAAATCAAAGGAAGTGAAATGGTGGAG ACTATGACTGTTGGTGGAGCAACACTTGTCCGAAGAAGCAAGAGAGTTTAA
- the SRSF10 gene encoding serine/arginine-rich splicing factor 10 isoform X6, translating into MVAKIKGVIPDVSYRITVFLLSVKTLTLATFEDVRDAEDALHNLDRKWICGRQIEIQFAQGDRKTPNQMKAKEGRNLYSSSRYDDYDRYRRSRSRSYERRRSRSRSFDYSYRRSYSPRNSRPTGRPRRSRSHSDNDRFKHRNRSFSRSKSNSRSRSKSQPKKEMKAKSRSRSASHTKSRGTSKTDPKTHYKSSSRYEKESRKKEPARSKSQSRSHSRSRSKSRSRSWTSPKSSGH; encoded by the exons ATGGTGGCCAAGATTAAAGGAGTCATACCTGATGTATCCTACAGaataacagtttttcttctgtctgtcaA AACCTTAACACTTGCCACATTTGAAGATGTCCGTGATGCAGAAGATGCTCTCCATAATTTGGATCGGAAATGGATTTGTGGTCGGCAAATAGAAATCCAGTTTGCACAGGGAGATCGGAAGA cacCAAATCAAATGAAAGCCAAGGAAGGGAGAAACCTATACAGTTCTTCGCGTTATGATGACTATGACAGATACAGGCGATCTAGAAGTCGGAGCTATGAAAGGAGACGATCTAGAAGCCGTTCTTTTGATTACAGCTACAGAAGATCATACAGTCCCAGAAA CAGCAGACCTACCGGAAGACCTCGTCGTAGCAGAAGCCATTCGGACAACGATAG GTTCAAACACCGCAATCGATCTTTTTCAAGATCTAAGTCCAATTCAAGATCACGATCCAAGTCACAGcccaagaaagaaatgaaggctAAATCACGGTCTAGGTCTGCATCTCACACCAAATCTAGAGGCACCTCTAAAACAGATCCTAAAACACACTATAAGTCCAGCTCAAGATATGAAAAGGAGTcgagaaaaaaagaaccagcTAGATCCAAATCACAGTCAAGATCACATTCTAGATCTAGGTCAAAATCCAGATCCAGGTCATGGACTAGTCCCAAGTCTAGTGGCCACTAA
- the SRSF10 gene encoding serine/arginine-rich splicing factor 10 isoform X3, with protein sequence MSRYLRPPNTSLFVRNVADDTRSEDLRREFGRYGPIVDVYVPLDFYTRRPRGFAYVQFEDVRDAEDALHNLDRKWICGRQIEIQFAQGDRKTPNQMKAKEGRNLYSSSRYDDYDRYRRSRSRSYERRRSRSRSFDYSYRRSYSPRNSRPTGRPRRSRSHSDNDRFKHRNRSFSRSKSNSRSRSKSQPKKEMKAKSRSRGRTKL encoded by the exons ATGTCCCGCTACCTGCGCCCGCCCAACACTTCGCTCTTCGTGCGGAACGTGGCCGACGACACGCG GTCTGAAGACTTGCGCCGTGAGTTTGGTCGTTATGGGCCTATAGTGGATGTATACGTTCCACTTGATTTCTACACTCGTCGTCCCAGAGGATTTGCTTACGTTCAAT TTGAAGATGTCCGTGATGCAGAAGATGCTCTCCATAATTTGGATCGGAAATGGATTTGTGGTCGGCAAATAGAAATCCAGTTTGCACAGGGAGATCGGAAGA cacCAAATCAAATGAAAGCCAAGGAAGGGAGAAACCTATACAGTTCTTCGCGTTATGATGACTATGACAGATACAGGCGATCTAGAAGTCGGAGCTATGAAAGGAGACGATCTAGAAGCCGTTCTTTTGATTACAGCTACAGAAGATCATACAGTCCCAGAAA CAGCAGACCTACCGGAAGACCTCGTCGTAGCAGAAGCCATTCGGACAACGATAG GTTCAAACACCGCAATCGATCTTTTTCAAGATCTAAGTCCAATTCAAGATCACGATCCAAGTCACAGcccaagaaagaaatgaaggctAAATCACGGTCTAG aGGTAGGACTAAACTTTGA